In Nocardia asteroides, the following proteins share a genomic window:
- a CDS encoding 2Fe-2S iron-sulfur cluster-binding protein, with protein sequence MRARISVTVDGERREVDVDTRATLLDVLREQLEVTAPKKGCDHGQCGSCTVLLDGRRATVCLALAVAHDGATVVTADGLADGEVLHPIQQAFLAHDAFQCGYCTPGQVCSAIGMVAEAEAGAPSHVSADLTGEIDLDAAEIRERMSGNLCRCGAYPAIVAAIQDTLR encoded by the coding sequence ATGCGTGCCCGGATCAGTGTGACCGTCGACGGGGAGCGGCGGGAGGTCGACGTCGATACCCGCGCCACCCTGCTGGATGTGCTGCGGGAGCAGCTCGAGGTGACCGCTCCCAAGAAGGGGTGTGACCACGGGCAGTGCGGGTCGTGCACCGTCCTGCTCGACGGGCGCAGGGCGACCGTCTGTCTCGCGCTCGCGGTGGCGCACGACGGCGCGACCGTCGTCACCGCCGACGGGCTCGCCGACGGCGAAGTCCTGCACCCGATCCAGCAGGCCTTTCTCGCCCACGATGCCTTCCAATGCGGATACTGCACGCCGGGCCAGGTCTGCTCGGCGATCGGCATGGTCGCCGAAGCCGAGGCGGGCGCACCCAGTCACGTGAGCGCCGATCTCACCGGCGAGATCGATCTGGACGCCGCGGAGATCCGGGAACGGATGAGCGGCAACCTGTGCCGGTGCGGCGCCTATCCCGCGATCGTCGCCGCGATCCAGGACACCCTGCGATGA
- a CDS encoding phytoene desaturase family protein has product MTTATVVGSGPNGLAAAVTLAGAGVEVTVLEAADTIGGGTRSSEAIVPGLLHDHCSAIHPMAVGSPFLRRVDLERYGLRWAWAELDCVHPLDDGTAGVLHRSVADTAAGLGADERLWRALFDGPVAGYEETGADIMRPLLRVPRHPIRLARFGIPATAPATWLARAFRTEPGRALFGGVAAHAFVPLERPLSASVGLGILTAGHRYGWAVAVGGSQRIADAMAAALGDRGGKIETGVRVRSRADLPPSDITVWDVAPTAVAEILGDRLPARIARAYRRFRYGPGAFKVDFAVEGGVPWTAEAARRAGTVHLGGSFAEVAAGERDIAAGRMPQRPFVLVGQQYLADPQRSAGSVHPLWTYAHVPHGYTGDATAAIIDRIEQFAPGFRDRVVGLNTRTTTDFADYNPNYVGGNIMTGAKDTPQLVFGPRKTLQPYDIGIPGHYLCSAATPPGPGAHGMCGVNAAERALRRAR; this is encoded by the coding sequence ATGACAACGGCGACAGTGGTCGGCAGCGGCCCGAACGGACTGGCCGCGGCCGTCACCCTGGCCGGGGCGGGCGTCGAGGTGACGGTGCTCGAGGCCGCCGACACGATCGGCGGCGGCACCCGCTCGAGCGAGGCGATCGTGCCCGGGCTGCTGCACGACCACTGTTCGGCCATCCATCCGATGGCCGTCGGATCGCCGTTCCTGCGGCGGGTCGACCTGGAACGGTACGGATTGCGCTGGGCCTGGGCCGAACTCGACTGCGTGCATCCGCTCGACGACGGCACCGCCGGGGTGCTGCACCGCTCGGTCGCCGACACCGCGGCGGGGCTGGGCGCGGACGAGCGGCTGTGGCGTGCCTTGTTCGACGGCCCGGTCGCCGGCTACGAGGAGACCGGCGCCGACATCATGCGGCCCCTGCTGCGGGTGCCCCGGCATCCGATCCGGTTGGCGCGCTTCGGCATTCCGGCCACCGCGCCCGCCACCTGGCTGGCGCGCGCCTTCCGGACCGAACCCGGCCGGGCGCTGTTCGGTGGTGTCGCCGCACACGCCTTCGTCCCGCTCGAGCGGCCGCTGAGTGCCAGTGTCGGGCTCGGCATCCTCACCGCGGGGCACCGGTACGGCTGGGCGGTGGCCGTCGGCGGGTCCCAGCGGATCGCCGACGCCATGGCGGCCGCACTGGGCGATCGCGGCGGCAAGATCGAGACCGGGGTGCGGGTGCGCTCGCGCGCCGACCTGCCCCCGTCGGACATCACCGTCTGGGATGTCGCCCCGACCGCGGTCGCCGAGATCCTCGGCGACCGGCTCCCGGCCCGGATCGCCCGCGCCTACCGGCGATTCCGGTACGGACCCGGCGCGTTCAAGGTCGATTTCGCCGTCGAGGGCGGTGTCCCGTGGACCGCGGAGGCGGCCCGCCGGGCGGGAACGGTCCACCTCGGCGGCTCCTTCGCCGAGGTCGCGGCGGGGGAGCGTGACATCGCCGCCGGCCGGATGCCGCAGCGCCCGTTCGTTCTGGTGGGCCAGCAGTACCTCGCCGACCCTCAGCGCTCGGCGGGTTCGGTCCACCCGCTGTGGACCTACGCCCACGTGCCCCACGGCTACACCGGCGACGCGACCGCCGCGATCATCGACCGCATCGAACAGTTCGCACCCGGTTTCCGCGACCGCGTCGTCGGCCTGAACACCCGCACCACCACCGACTTCGCCGACTACAACCCCAACTACGTCGGCGGCAACATCATGACCGGCGCCAAGGACACCCCCCAGCTGGTCTTCGGCCCACGAAAGACCTTGCAGCCGTACGACATCGGCATCCCCGGCCACTACCTCTGCTCGGCAGCGACCCCGCCGGGCCCCGGAGCCCACGGAATGTGCGGAGTCAACGCGGCGGAGCGCGCGCTACGCCGGGCGCGATAG
- a CDS encoding DUF3556 domain-containing protein: MGFKTGDFPPVDTGTFLDLPLRERVRTLALHWAEYGFGSPKMIHTVYIAKLLVVYILGGVLVATATSGTGPFWDIGQWWNEPIVYQKLVLWTVLLEAIGVAGSWGPLAGKFKPMTGGALYFARRGSIRLRPWRRVPFTAGDSRTTLDVALYLGFLASLAVALLAPGRTTASLLEALPDNTSGLVRPALLVAPIVLYVLCGLRDKTIFLAARGEQYLPALLFFAVLPFTDMIIAAKLLIVIVWVGAGVSKFGKHFTNVVPPMVSNSPSLPFRSVKRAHYRDFPHDIRPSGVASFMAHVGGTTVEVITPIVLLFSTNYWLTLAGVVMMVVFHLFITSTFPLAVPLEWNILFAYLTVFLFLGFPNTDGYGVFDMSSPWLTIAIVAGLAFFPVLGNLRPDLVSFLPSMRQYAGNWASALWAFAPGAEAKLNTIAHRPADNQIDQLLAMGYEPAVAEITMQQTIAWRSMHSQGRGLFSLLYKHIPELDRWTVREAEFACNSLIGFNFGDGHLHNRDLIDAVQARVGFEPGEWIVVWVESQPIHKTTQEYMVIDAALGVVERGTWEVGDAVAALPWLPDGPIPHRVTWRRPDVVGTVALHPDTVVQPAE, from the coding sequence ATGGGATTCAAGACGGGAGACTTCCCGCCGGTGGACACCGGGACATTTCTGGATCTACCACTGCGCGAACGGGTCCGGACGCTGGCACTGCACTGGGCGGAATACGGATTCGGCTCGCCGAAGATGATCCACACCGTCTACATCGCCAAACTGCTCGTCGTCTACATCCTCGGCGGCGTCCTGGTGGCGACCGCCACCTCCGGCACCGGGCCGTTCTGGGACATCGGGCAATGGTGGAACGAGCCGATCGTCTACCAGAAGCTGGTGCTGTGGACGGTGCTGCTCGAGGCGATCGGTGTTGCCGGCTCGTGGGGACCGCTGGCGGGCAAGTTCAAGCCGATGACCGGCGGCGCGCTGTACTTCGCTCGGCGCGGCAGCATCCGGCTGCGGCCCTGGCGGCGGGTGCCGTTCACCGCCGGTGACTCGCGCACCACGCTCGACGTGGCGCTCTACCTGGGTTTCCTGGCCTCGCTCGCGGTCGCGTTGCTCGCACCAGGCCGGACCACCGCGTCGCTGCTGGAAGCCTTGCCGGACAACACGTCCGGGCTGGTGCGGCCCGCCCTGCTGGTGGCCCCGATCGTGCTCTATGTGCTGTGCGGCCTGCGTGACAAGACGATCTTCCTCGCCGCTCGCGGCGAGCAGTACCTGCCCGCGCTGTTGTTCTTCGCGGTCCTGCCCTTCACCGACATGATCATCGCGGCGAAGCTGCTGATCGTGATCGTGTGGGTCGGTGCCGGGGTGTCCAAGTTCGGCAAGCACTTCACCAATGTGGTGCCGCCGATGGTGTCCAACAGCCCGTCCCTGCCGTTCCGGTCGGTCAAGCGCGCCCACTATCGGGACTTCCCACACGACATCCGCCCGTCCGGCGTCGCGTCGTTCATGGCCCATGTCGGCGGTACCACCGTCGAGGTGATCACCCCGATCGTCCTGCTGTTCTCCACGAATTACTGGCTGACGCTGGCCGGCGTGGTGATGATGGTGGTGTTCCACCTGTTCATCACCTCGACCTTCCCGCTGGCGGTACCGCTGGAATGGAACATCCTGTTCGCCTACCTGACCGTGTTCCTGTTCCTCGGCTTCCCCAACACCGACGGCTACGGCGTCTTCGACATGTCTTCGCCGTGGCTCACGATCGCGATCGTCGCCGGGCTGGCCTTCTTCCCGGTGCTGGGCAATCTGCGCCCGGACCTGGTGTCGTTCCTGCCGTCCATGCGGCAGTACGCGGGCAACTGGGCCTCGGCGCTGTGGGCGTTCGCGCCCGGTGCCGAAGCCAAGCTGAACACCATCGCGCACCGGCCCGCCGACAACCAGATCGACCAGCTGCTGGCCATGGGGTACGAGCCCGCGGTCGCCGAGATCACCATGCAGCAGACCATCGCCTGGCGCTCGATGCACAGTCAGGGCCGCGGCCTGTTCTCGCTGCTGTACAAGCACATCCCCGAGCTGGACCGCTGGACCGTGCGCGAGGCCGAGTTCGCCTGCAACTCGCTGATCGGCTTCAACTTCGGCGACGGTCACCTGCACAACCGTGATCTGATCGACGCGGTGCAGGCCAGGGTCGGCTTCGAGCCGGGAGAATGGATCGTGGTGTGGGTGGAGTCGCAGCCGATCCACAAGACGACCCAGGAGTACATGGTGATCGATGCCGCGCTCGGTGTCGTCGAACGCGGCACCTGGGAGGTCGGCGACGCGGTCGCCGCGCTGCCCTGGCTACCGGACGGACCCATCCCGCACCGGGTGACCTGGCGGCGTCCCGATGTCGTCGGCACCGTGGCACTGCACCCGGACACCGTGGTCCAGCCCGCCGAGTAG
- a CDS encoding class I adenylate-forming enzyme family protein, whose protein sequence is MRHIAELPQVRAAADPAGPSVGDDAGTLSNAEFDARVGAAASVLHRAGVRAGDVVAVVLPNRVELVVALFAAWRLGAAVTPVNPGLTDDDIRYQIEDSAARVVIGDPGRAAVTLDVAALATPAGPVAVAPPEPDGLALIIYTSGTTGRPKGVLLGHDNLAAMCAMVISALGLNRTDHSLLILPLFHVNGIVVSVLSPLLAGGRTTIAGRFSASGFFDTVARVRPTYFSAVPAIYAMLVARPQDQPADTSSLRVAICGAAPMAAELIGRFERRYGVPIVEGYGLSEGTCASTLNPIAGPRKPGTVGLPLPGQTVTISAPDGTACEPGEPGEVVISGPTVMRGYLGRPEETASTVVEGRLRTGDVGYLDHDGYLVLVDRIKDMIIRGGENLYPKEIENALYRHPAVHEAAVVGVPDAVLGEVPVAHVVAAPDTTVTVAELAEHCRAELAAFKVPAAIVLTAEMPRNPVGKIDKKQLRLLAARA, encoded by the coding sequence ATGCGACACATCGCCGAATTGCCCCAGGTCAGAGCCGCCGCCGACCCCGCGGGGCCCAGCGTGGGCGATGACGCGGGCACGCTGTCGAACGCGGAGTTCGACGCCAGGGTCGGCGCCGCCGCGTCGGTGCTGCACCGGGCCGGAGTCCGCGCCGGCGACGTCGTCGCGGTGGTGCTGCCCAACCGGGTGGAGCTGGTGGTCGCCCTGTTCGCCGCGTGGCGGCTCGGCGCCGCGGTCACCCCGGTCAACCCGGGACTCACCGACGACGACATCCGCTACCAGATCGAGGATTCCGCGGCCCGGGTCGTGATCGGTGATCCCGGGCGCGCGGCGGTGACCCTCGACGTCGCCGCCCTGGCGACACCCGCCGGCCCGGTGGCCGTCGCGCCGCCGGAGCCCGACGGTCTGGCGTTGATCATCTACACCAGCGGGACCACCGGCAGGCCCAAAGGCGTGCTCCTCGGTCACGACAACCTCGCCGCCATGTGCGCGATGGTCATCAGCGCGCTCGGCCTGAACCGGACCGATCACAGCCTGCTGATCCTGCCGCTGTTCCACGTCAACGGGATCGTGGTGAGCGTGCTGTCGCCCCTGCTGGCCGGCGGCCGCACCACCATCGCGGGCCGGTTCTCCGCGTCCGGATTCTTCGACACCGTCGCCCGGGTCCGGCCGACGTACTTCTCGGCGGTACCCGCCATCTACGCCATGCTGGTCGCCCGCCCGCAGGATCAGCCGGCCGACACCTCCTCGCTGCGCGTGGCGATCTGCGGCGCCGCCCCGATGGCGGCCGAACTCATCGGCCGGTTCGAACGCCGCTACGGCGTCCCGATCGTCGAGGGCTACGGCCTGTCGGAGGGCACCTGCGCCTCCACCCTCAATCCGATTGCGGGACCACGCAAACCGGGCACAGTCGGCCTGCCGCTGCCCGGTCAGACGGTGACGATCTCCGCACCCGACGGCACCGCGTGCGAGCCGGGCGAACCCGGCGAGGTCGTGATCAGCGGACCCACCGTCATGCGCGGCTACCTCGGCAGACCCGAGGAAACCGCGAGCACGGTGGTCGAGGGCCGCCTGCGTACCGGCGACGTCGGCTATCTCGACCACGACGGCTACCTGGTCCTGGTCGACCGGATCAAGGACATGATCATCCGGGGCGGGGAGAACCTCTACCCCAAGGAGATCGAGAACGCGCTCTACCGGCACCCCGCGGTCCACGAAGCCGCCGTCGTCGGCGTGCCGGACGCGGTGCTCGGCGAGGTCCCGGTCGCCCACGTGGTGGCCGCGCCCGACACCACGGTCACCGTCGCGGAACTGGCCGAGCACTGCCGGGCCGAACTCGCCGCGTTCAAGGTGCCCGCGGCGATCGTGCTCACCGCGGAGATGCCGCGCAACCCCGTCGGCAAGATCGACAAGAAGCAGCTGCGCCTGCTCGCCGCGCGGGCCTGA
- a CDS encoding PucR family transcriptional regulator — translation MPLDNEPLVRAVASRIKADLDRRTTTMTAMFVDIIPEFRHDDEVLRLMVASTESNLVAILDMLTLAIGVDDITVPPAAAEYARRFAQHDLSLEGLLRAYRLGENMFVQWTMALLAELNPPTEVALATAARIADVVNGYIDRVIEGLIDIYEDERRRWDARTDAARAAQVRAVLDADDLDLASAEQMLSVSLRGWHQMAVLWTLPGTPDPGAELRAGTGLLADATGRTPMTIEVDDHSRWVWIASAGRAAPDTGRLAHALRAHPNLSVALGDPATGLEGFRQTFRDAQRARAIALATRARGLTDYAEVALSALFTDRVPDVQAWASRILGGLMGADETAARLRETVRAFLDARGSYTDAAARLHVHKNTVHYRVRKAEELLGHPLTDRRLDLEVALRVCAQLGLPRSRPGAPPNATGDS, via the coding sequence ATGCCCCTGGACAACGAGCCGCTGGTGCGCGCGGTGGCGAGCCGGATCAAGGCCGACCTGGACCGGCGCACGACGACGATGACCGCCATGTTCGTCGACATCATCCCTGAGTTCCGGCACGACGACGAGGTGCTGCGGCTGATGGTGGCCAGCACCGAATCCAACCTGGTCGCGATTCTGGACATGCTCACCCTGGCGATCGGGGTGGACGACATCACCGTGCCGCCCGCCGCCGCCGAGTACGCGCGCCGTTTCGCCCAGCACGACCTGTCGCTCGAGGGACTGCTGCGCGCCTACCGGCTCGGCGAGAACATGTTCGTGCAATGGACGATGGCGCTGCTGGCCGAGCTGAACCCGCCCACCGAGGTCGCGCTGGCCACCGCGGCCCGCATCGCCGACGTGGTCAACGGCTACATCGACCGGGTGATCGAGGGCCTGATCGACATCTACGAGGACGAGCGACGCCGCTGGGACGCGCGCACCGACGCGGCGCGCGCGGCCCAGGTGCGCGCGGTGCTCGACGCCGACGATCTCGACCTCGCCTCGGCCGAGCAGATGCTGTCGGTGTCACTGCGCGGCTGGCACCAGATGGCGGTGCTGTGGACACTGCCGGGCACCCCCGACCCCGGCGCCGAGCTGCGCGCCGGAACCGGGCTGCTCGCCGACGCGACCGGCCGGACCCCGATGACCATCGAAGTGGACGACCACAGCCGCTGGGTGTGGATCGCCTCGGCGGGGCGCGCCGCTCCCGACACCGGACGGCTCGCCCACGCTCTGCGCGCCCACCCGAATCTCTCGGTGGCCCTGGGCGATCCGGCCACCGGCCTGGAGGGTTTCCGCCAGACCTTCCGCGACGCGCAGCGGGCCCGCGCTATCGCCCTGGCGACACGCGCCCGCGGCCTCACCGACTATGCCGAGGTGGCGCTGTCGGCCCTGTTCACCGACCGTGTCCCCGACGTCCAGGCGTGGGCGAGCCGGATCCTCGGCGGGCTGATGGGGGCGGACGAGACCGCGGCCCGCCTGCGCGAGACGGTCCGCGCCTTCCTCGACGCCCGCGGCAGCTACACCGACGCCGCCGCCCGCCTGCACGTCCACAAGAACACCGTGCACTACCGCGTGCGCAAGGCCGAGGAACTGCTCGGCCATCCGCTCACCGACCGCAGGCTCGATCTCGAAGTGGCCCTGCGCGTCTGCGCTCAGCTGGGCCTGCCGCGGTCGCGTCCGGGCGCACCGCCGAACGCGACCGGCGACAGCTGA